DNA from Triticum aestivum cultivar Chinese Spring chromosome 7D, IWGSC CS RefSeq v2.1, whole genome shotgun sequence:
TGCAGCCACACCTGGGTGTGCAGCCGCATCAAGCGGCAAGATTGCTTCATTTCCTGTAATGGATGTAGTATCTCCCTGTTGGTCAACTCCAGTACCAGCCGCCACGGTGGTGTCCACATCGAGGTCAGCTCCTGCATCAGTCTGCGAAGGAGCGTCCGATGCGTTCACAAAGCAATTATCAGTCTCCATTGGAATGGTCCCAGCAGATGACGTATTGGACTGAGCAGCACCCCTTTCAGAATTTTTCCCATTTTTGTTCGCATCTTGATCAGGCAAAACATCATCTCGGTTAGCCCCGTGGTCTGGACCGTCATCATCGTGCTCCCAAATGCGAGAGATGAAATCATCTTCGGGTATGAAATCGTCCTCCTCAAGTACGAACCGAAGATTGTACCCGTTAAGCTTGACATAAACCCCAGCCGAGACCGAGGCAGGACCTACACCATCTTCTTTTTTAAACATGTTTAAATTCAGAACCGCCACCTGGATGCGCACAATGCCACGACGGCGCAAGCATACCAAGTCAACATCCTGAGTAGCACCGATGATCCCACTGCCCACAATATAACATGCAAGAATTAGAGACAGCAAAGACAGCGGTCACACCAACACATGGACCAAATCTTACAGAGGGAATCGTGCTTATAAACATTCAGCAAAAGACATGAGAGGATCAAACATATTCAGATGTCAGAAATCTGAGTTGCACTGCCCATCCTGTACAGTACAGACCAAAAGAACTGTTTACACTCTTCATTTTAGAGAAGCATATTAGCTCCAACATTAAGAAAGAGAACTAAATTAGCGACAGCAGATGTGGTCTCACGCATATATTAGCAAGGTCCAATGCAGTTAATATAATAAAAAATGGCACAAGATAGGGTTTTTTGAACATACATAAATAAACTAACTGGGGAAGATACATCTCACATATACTAGAAGTGTAAAAGACATACTCGAGTATCTGAAAATGCTTCAAGCGTTGATAAAGCAGCCCCCGTGATATGAAAAAGGAGTATACCGTGTTCGCCTCAGACTCCTTATTGTCAAGGTTCATGCCAAGAAATCTTCCATCATCTGATATTAGTGGCCCTCCTAGTGCAGCCTGAAACAGAAGTAAAGTTGTAGGGTTTATAAAATAAATACGGCACATTTACTTTGTTGCACACAGTGACACATTATATACCTCTGTGATATGCTGTCCATCATCAGAAATCCACCTGCTGGGATGTTCCATACAGATAGACCCACGCATGGCCGACGTGAAACTACGCCCTGCAGCTAGTATACGTGAACCAGGGGAGGTAGGTACTGCTTGTGCCTGAAGATCCAGTTCTACGGAACGAACATTTGGGAGGCCCGCCGTCGTGACAATAGCAATATCTCGATCATACAGTCCCAAAAACCCTTCTGTCATTGCATTACTAGGAAGGCGTACATCAATCTGTCGATGACGAAAACAATACATCAGCTTGAATTAACAAACAGAGCACAATGGTGAACACAATGATTAAATACGAGTAACAACCCTCAAGTTATCATCTTTGTTCATGTTCTCATTATATGCGGTAACCAAACGCGCCGAAGTCTCAAATCTTGTCAGCTGAAATTGAGTTGACCCGTATGATACACATATGCCCGAGCATGCGAAAAACATCTTATCTCCTGCACAAGAACATGATTCAAGTTATCACAAGTTAGTACAAATTAAATAGATACAAAATGGAAAATTCATAAGTACAGTCACCATCAAACAAAGCAATCGAGATGACAATGGAAGACAGATCTCTGGTTATATTGGCACAGGTTAGATAGTACTCTTGACAATGCCCAACTAAATAACCAAACTGTTTCTCTTCAAAGGTACTGGCTGACCCATCTCGATCAGGAAGTCTACCAAACTGTTCCTCCTCAAGAGCACATCGTTTCTCCTCAGCAGCAGCGTACGCCGCCTGAACCGCATGAACTACAATTATGAACGAACATGATTCAGCGGAACTGTGAGTATTCTATTAGAGCAGTATATACCTGTGcacgaaaaaaaaaggaaaaacacaaaATTCAGAACCAATGACTGACGTTTTAACATTGCTTTCATGCCTTTGCTCATCCTACAATTAGTGGCTTTTGGGACATGACTCCCACTTGAAGCCAATGATGACTCACGTCCGTTTCTTCTGTTTAtggctctctcctccctctccaaACTTGCGCTTGCAGTCCTGCAGCAGCAGAAAGTAAATCCAAAATGCTTAATTACTAGAGTAAATCAAGGCCTCCTACAAGGTTTGATCATAAAAACGCAAATTCATCATAATGCCGCAACATTAACCGGAAGCAAAAAAAAATCGACTTAACAGGCAGGGTGCTCTGCCAATTTTTACCAAGATAGGAGAAAAGCAAAAGATTTCAATAGTACAAGATATTCACAAAAGGTAGAACATAGAAGAGTTCTACTGGTTCTCTCCTTTAAGACATTCCAAATTAAGGATGTAAAGCTTGCTGAATATTTTATCGTCTTACACATGTTAAGATGATGGGTATGCTTGTTTCACCAGTCCTCAATCATACAAGCAGTGACAAATACTGATAATAcaatttctgaaagaaaaaaaatactgaTAGGCAGTGACAATACTGACAGAACAGTTTATATGTGCGCGGGTgctgaaaatcagtacaaaatatGACCCTAGCTAGTGTTGTGAGCATAACCATCGCATATGAGATTGTAAAATGCTCCAATTTAATGAAACCCTAGTGTTGTATT
Protein-coding regions in this window:
- the LOC123168814 gene encoding uncharacterized protein isoform X2, whose translation is MSKGMKAMLKLHAVQAAYAAAEEKRCALEEEQFGRLPDRDGSASTFEEKQFGYLVGHCQEYYLTCANITRDLSSIVISIALFDGDKMFFACSGICVSYGSTQFQLTRFETSARLVTAYNENMNKDDNLRIDVRLPSNAMTEGFLGLYDRDIAIVTTAGLPNVRSVELDLQAQAVPTSPGSRILAAGRSFTSAMRGSICMEHPSRWISDDGQHITEAALGGPLISDDGRFLGMNLDNKESEANTVYSFFISRGLLYQRLKHFQILDGIIGATQDVDLVCLRRRGIVRIQVAVLNLNMFKKEDGVGPASVSAGVYVKLNGYNLRFVLEEDDFIPEDDFISRIWEHDDDGPDHGANRDDVLPDQDANKNGKNSERGAAQSNTSSAGTIPMETDNCFVNASDAPSQTDAGADLDVDTTVAAGTGVDQQGDTTSITGNEAILPLDAAAHPGVAACVHAHSGLHAVLPAMVEGAPSVVQPAGAASSALVQPVLGTGAPPAGHVDDPAPVRAQGSKMSPVDASSAPAPVAVVPLGPLADCPSGSAPAPVAIVPVGPAARPSSPTLGTDRSSPILQQPTPTARPKTPMGTMSGGLASPLWRSNRHAVSADGSSSTDEHSLAKAMQRQASRNLDSTPGYFPLYAIASYVVYATTIGAPIAVQGGVYAVAAGGYGGFFPTWVAA
- the LOC123168814 gene encoding uncharacterized protein isoform X1, translating into MSRLSPELRLRIPTQPDLLSGEATLFISVRDSPSTLDPQIPSSPSCLMTASASLEREERAINRRNGRESSLASSGSHVPKATNCRMSKGMKAMLKLHAVQAAYAAAEEKRCALEEEQFGRLPDRDGSASTFEEKQFGYLVGHCQEYYLTCANITRDLSSIVISIALFDGDKMFFACSGICVSYGSTQFQLTRFETSARLVTAYNENMNKDDNLRIDVRLPSNAMTEGFLGLYDRDIAIVTTAGLPNVRSVELDLQAQAVPTSPGSRILAAGRSFTSAMRGSICMEHPSRWISDDGQHITEAALGGPLISDDGRFLGMNLDNKESEANTVYSFFISRGLLYQRLKHFQILDGIIGATQDVDLVCLRRRGIVRIQVAVLNLNMFKKEDGVGPASVSAGVYVKLNGYNLRFVLEEDDFIPEDDFISRIWEHDDDGPDHGANRDDVLPDQDANKNGKNSERGAAQSNTSSAGTIPMETDNCFVNASDAPSQTDAGADLDVDTTVAAGTGVDQQGDTTSITGNEAILPLDAAAHPGVAACVHAHSGLHAVLPAMVEGAPSVVQPAGAASSALVQPVLGTGAPPAGHVDDPAPVRAQGSKMSPVDASSAPAPVAVVPLGPLADCPSGSAPAPVAIVPVGPAARPSSPTLGTDRSSPILQQPTPTARPKTPMGTMSGGLASPLWRSNRHAVSADGSSSTDEHSLAKAMQRQASRNLDSTPGYFPLYAIASYVVYATTIGAPIAVQGGVYAVAAGGYGGFFPTWVAA